A part of Streptomyces sp. NBC_01497 genomic DNA contains:
- a CDS encoding dienelactone hydrolase family protein, translating to MYDAVLAETITITGHGGDAIEAYSARPMAAGPLGGVVVIHHMPGYDAPSKEIVRRFAAEGYAAVCPNLYSREAPGAEPDDAAAAARAAGGVPDERLVGDVAGAAAYLRGLPSSNGKVGTIGYCSGGRQSFLALASLDLQAGVDCYGAFVTGTPPEGFPLQVSPLKDRVKDLRGPLLGLFGNDDQYPSPEHVDELEQELKAQGKPYEFHRYDDAGHAFFAVDRPSYRPAAVVDGWQKILRFYGEHL from the coding sequence ATGTACGACGCAGTGCTGGCCGAGACCATCACCATCACCGGTCACGGCGGAGACGCCATCGAGGCGTACTCCGCGCGCCCAATGGCCGCGGGGCCGCTCGGCGGTGTCGTGGTGATCCACCACATGCCCGGCTACGACGCCCCCAGCAAGGAGATCGTCCGGCGTTTCGCGGCCGAGGGCTACGCGGCGGTCTGCCCCAACCTCTACAGCCGCGAGGCCCCCGGCGCGGAGCCCGACGACGCGGCCGCCGCGGCGCGCGCCGCGGGCGGCGTGCCGGACGAGCGTCTCGTCGGCGATGTCGCCGGTGCCGCCGCGTACCTGCGGGGCCTGCCCTCGTCCAACGGCAAGGTCGGCACGATCGGTTACTGCTCCGGCGGCCGCCAGTCGTTCCTGGCGCTCGCGAGCCTCGACCTCCAGGCGGGCGTCGACTGCTACGGCGCGTTCGTCACCGGCACGCCCCCGGAGGGCTTCCCGCTCCAGGTGTCGCCGCTCAAGGACCGCGTCAAGGATCTGCGCGGCCCGCTGCTCGGCCTGTTCGGCAACGACGACCAGTACCCGTCGCCGGAGCACGTCGACGAGCTGGAGCAGGAGCTCAAGGCGCAGGGCAAGCCCTACGAGTTCCACCGCTACGACGACGCCGGCCACGCGTTCTTCGCCGTGGACCGGCCGAGCTACCGGCCCGCTGCCGTCGTCGACGGCTGGCAGAAGATCCTCCGTTTCTACGGGGAGCACCTCTGA
- a CDS encoding TolB family protein has product MTGAEAGAGAPAVRGKVLILVAAVVVLSLVAGAAVLHAGHRAAVKDRTQAGGPPVAAGPVTLGPAAAGRVVFRNMAYGPHRDELSSVPAATPGGKRTASGMRCLRFYAAGGTGICLQAVHGPLSDSYRAVVLDSALRERARYPLPGIPTRARVSPSGHLLAWTVFVGGDSYAGSDFSTRTGILDTRTGALDASLESYRAVRDGQPVHASDINYWGVTFADDRHFYATMGTGGRTYLVRGDIAARTVTTVRTNVECPSLSPDGTRIAFKKRVPGLPADAPWRLYVLDLRTGRERALAEPRSVDDQVVWPDDHTVVYAMPSDYGSDLYTLPADGTGAPRRLMTAALAPAYLR; this is encoded by the coding sequence ATGACCGGGGCCGAGGCGGGCGCGGGAGCGCCGGCCGTACGCGGCAAGGTGCTGATCCTGGTGGCGGCGGTGGTCGTGCTGTCGCTGGTGGCCGGGGCCGCCGTGCTGCACGCGGGCCACCGGGCCGCCGTCAAGGACCGTACGCAGGCCGGGGGTCCCCCGGTGGCGGCGGGCCCGGTGACGCTGGGGCCCGCCGCGGCCGGGCGCGTCGTCTTCCGCAACATGGCCTACGGCCCGCACCGGGACGAACTGAGCAGCGTGCCGGCGGCCACCCCGGGCGGAAAGAGGACCGCGTCCGGGATGCGGTGCCTGCGCTTCTACGCGGCGGGCGGCACCGGCATCTGCCTGCAGGCGGTGCACGGCCCGCTGAGCGACAGCTACCGCGCGGTCGTCCTGGACAGTGCGCTGAGGGAGCGTGCCCGCTACCCGCTGCCCGGCATCCCGACCCGCGCGCGGGTGTCACCGAGCGGGCACCTCCTCGCGTGGACCGTGTTCGTCGGCGGCGACTCGTACGCGGGATCGGACTTCTCGACCCGCACCGGCATCCTCGACACCCGTACCGGCGCTCTCGACGCGTCACTCGAGTCGTACCGTGCCGTCAGGGACGGGCAGCCGGTGCACGCCTCCGACATCAACTACTGGGGTGTCACCTTCGCCGACGACCGGCACTTCTACGCGACCATGGGGACCGGCGGCCGGACGTACCTGGTGCGCGGCGACATCGCGGCCCGCACCGTCACCACGGTGCGCACGAACGTCGAATGCCCCTCCCTTTCCCCCGACGGCACCCGCATCGCCTTCAAGAAGCGCGTACCCGGGCTGCCGGCCGACGCGCCGTGGCGGCTGTACGTACTGGATCTGCGGACCGGGCGCGAGAGGGCGCTGGCGGAACCGCGCAGCGTCGACGACCAGGTCGTGTGGCCGGACGACCACACCGTCGTGTACGCAATGCCGAGCGACTACGGATCCGACCTCTACACGCTGCCCGCCGACGGCACGGGCGCCCCCAGGCGCCTGATGACGGCGGCCCTGGCCCCCGCCTACCTGCGCTGA
- a CDS encoding MFS transporter, producing the protein MYVADSRGTPPASAAPARIRSGRRAAVAPTVLALGSVSLVTDISSEMVTAVLPLYLVTGLGLSPLGFGLLDGVYNGFSALVRLVGGHLADRGGRYKAVAVFGYGLSALCKPLLLLVGSLPLIGAVLAADRTGKGLRTAPRDAMISLACEPATRGRAFGVHRAMDTAGALLGPLAAFLILRFAVDGYDAVFTVSFCVAIVGVLVLVLFVPGRTLGARGGGTAKATASGAGALASPTPAPPAPADAVSLRAALRLLRRRDVRRLTVCALLLGLATVSDSFVYLLLQHRLGVSDRWFALLPLGTAAAFLLLAVPLGRLADRIGRWQVFLGGHLALLAAYGVILSSWHSVALPYVVLALHGCFYAATDGVLMAAAFALRPATIAPQAAGGDAR; encoded by the coding sequence GTGTACGTAGCCGACAGTCGCGGCACACCGCCCGCGTCGGCGGCGCCCGCCCGGATCCGTTCCGGGCGGCGCGCGGCCGTCGCGCCCACGGTCCTCGCACTCGGTTCTGTCAGCCTCGTCACCGACATCTCCTCGGAGATGGTCACCGCGGTCCTGCCGCTGTACCTGGTGACCGGGCTCGGCCTGTCACCGCTCGGCTTCGGCCTGCTCGACGGGGTGTACAACGGCTTCAGCGCGCTCGTCCGGCTCGTCGGCGGGCATCTCGCCGACCGGGGCGGCCGGTACAAGGCGGTCGCCGTGTTCGGCTACGGCCTCTCCGCACTGTGCAAGCCCCTTCTGCTGCTGGTGGGTTCCCTGCCGCTGATCGGCGCGGTGCTCGCCGCCGACCGTACGGGCAAGGGCCTGCGCACCGCGCCGCGCGACGCGATGATCTCGCTGGCATGCGAACCCGCCACGCGTGGCCGCGCGTTCGGGGTGCACCGGGCGATGGACACGGCGGGTGCCCTGCTCGGGCCGCTGGCCGCGTTCCTGATCCTGCGGTTCGCCGTGGACGGTTACGACGCCGTGTTCACGGTGAGTTTCTGCGTGGCGATCGTCGGTGTGCTGGTGCTGGTCCTGTTCGTGCCTGGCCGGACGCTCGGCGCACGTGGCGGCGGGACGGCGAAGGCAACCGCGTCCGGGGCCGGCGCCCTCGCGTCCCCCACTCCCGCTCCCCCGGCCCCCGCCGACGCCGTCTCGCTGCGGGCCGCGCTCCGGCTGCTGCGCCGGCGGGACGTGCGGCGGCTCACCGTCTGCGCGCTGCTGCTGGGTCTCGCCACCGTCAGCGACTCGTTCGTCTACCTGCTCCTTCAGCACCGGCTGGGCGTCTCGGACCGCTGGTTCGCGCTGCTGCCGCTGGGCACCGCCGCGGCGTTCCTGCTGCTCGCCGTCCCGCTCGGCCGGCTCGCGGACCGGATCGGCCGCTGGCAGGTCTTCCTCGGCGGGCATCTCGCGCTGCTCGCCGCCTACGGTGTCATCCTCTCGTCCTGGCACTCTGTCGCGCTGCCGTACGTGGTGCTCGCCCTGCACGGCTGCTTCTACGCGGCGACGGACGGCGTGCTGATGGCCGCGGCCTTCGCGCTGCGCCCCGCCACGATCGCGCCCCAGGCCGCCGGGGGCGATGCCCGATGA
- a CDS encoding alkaline phosphatase family protein, whose product MSGSPARRFLSRPARTAAASLTCLAAAGAGLWAALGGAPAAQAAGSVPTPDHVVVVVMENHAYSQIIGSSSAPYINSLKSGGADLASSYAITHPSQPNYFALFSGSTQGVTDDSCYTPGFSSAANLGSELASAGKSFASYNETLPSAGSTTCSSGKYARKHNPWFGFRNVPTSTAHTFAQFPTDFTQLPQVSFVTPNLCSDMHDCSVATGDTWLQNNLGAYATWAKTHHSLLLVTFDEDNSLSGNKITTVLYGQPVKPGSSSSAKYTHYNVLRTIEDMYGTGHAGQAAGATDISGIWTS is encoded by the coding sequence GTGTCCGGCTCCCCCGCTCGACGGTTCCTCTCCCGCCCCGCCCGTACCGCCGCCGCCTCGCTGACCTGCCTCGCAGCGGCGGGCGCCGGGCTGTGGGCCGCCCTCGGCGGCGCACCGGCCGCCCAGGCGGCGGGCAGCGTCCCCACACCCGACCACGTGGTCGTGGTCGTCATGGAGAACCACGCCTACAGCCAGATCATCGGCAGTTCCAGCGCGCCGTACATCAACTCCCTCAAGTCCGGCGGCGCGGACCTCGCGTCGTCGTACGCCATCACCCACCCGAGCCAGCCCAACTACTTCGCGCTGTTCTCCGGCTCGACCCAGGGCGTCACGGACGACAGCTGCTACACGCCCGGCTTCTCCTCGGCGGCGAACCTCGGCTCCGAACTGGCCTCGGCGGGCAAGTCGTTCGCGAGCTACAACGAGACCCTGCCGAGCGCCGGCTCCACCACGTGCAGCAGTGGCAAGTACGCCCGCAAGCACAACCCGTGGTTCGGCTTCAGGAACGTGCCGACCTCGACGGCCCACACCTTCGCCCAGTTCCCGACCGACTTCACCCAGCTGCCGCAGGTCTCGTTCGTGACGCCGAACCTGTGCAGCGACATGCACGACTGCTCCGTCGCCACCGGCGACACCTGGCTGCAGAACAACCTGGGCGCGTACGCGACCTGGGCCAAGACGCACCACAGCCTGCTCCTCGTCACCTTCGACGAGGACAACTCGCTGTCCGGCAACAAGATCACCACCGTCCTGTACGGGCAGCCCGTCAAGCCCGGTTCGTCGTCCTCGGCGAAGTACACGCACTACAACGTGCTGCGCACGATCGAGGACATGTACGGGACCGGCCACGCCGGTCAGGCCGCGGGTGCCACCGACATCTCCGGCATCTGGACGTCCTGA
- a CDS encoding HAD family acid phosphatase, protein MRTFHQVAAAALATGALTAGILYGTGVAGADTGSHGHPGSEPENIGLLTGQIDDYYGATQAADGTWQASPDSPYAHDLAAIEARAEHDIAAETAGGHHTGARHGKPAIVLDVDDTALLSFTYERDTNYVYTDATWNAFVSKADRPAVYGMPGLVSYAKKHGVTVFFLTGLAENLRDPAVQNLRKDGYDTDLDRTHFFTKDKTAPPAYLADCATAAAWNCTTVQFKAGTRQHLEASGYDIIGNFGDQQSDLTGGHADHTYKLPNPTYFVE, encoded by the coding sequence ATGCGAACGTTCCACCAGGTGGCCGCCGCCGCCCTCGCCACCGGGGCGCTGACCGCCGGCATCCTCTACGGAACCGGCGTCGCCGGCGCCGACACCGGAAGCCACGGGCACCCGGGCTCCGAGCCGGAGAACATCGGGCTGCTCACCGGCCAGATAGACGACTACTACGGCGCCACCCAGGCTGCCGACGGCACATGGCAGGCCTCGCCGGACAGCCCCTACGCGCACGACCTCGCCGCGATCGAGGCCCGCGCCGAACACGACATCGCGGCGGAGACCGCCGGCGGCCACCACACCGGCGCCCGGCACGGCAAGCCCGCGATCGTCCTGGACGTCGACGACACCGCGCTGCTCAGCTTCACGTACGAGCGCGACACCAACTACGTCTACACCGACGCGACCTGGAACGCCTTCGTCTCCAAGGCCGACCGCCCGGCCGTCTACGGCATGCCCGGCCTCGTCTCGTACGCCAAGAAGCACGGCGTCACCGTCTTCTTCCTCACCGGACTCGCCGAGAACCTGCGCGACCCGGCCGTCCAGAACCTGCGCAAGGACGGCTACGACACCGACCTGGACCGCACCCACTTCTTCACGAAGGACAAGACCGCCCCGCCCGCCTACCTGGCCGACTGCGCCACGGCCGCGGCCTGGAACTGCACGACGGTCCAGTTCAAGGCAGGCACCCGGCAGCACTTGGAGGCGAGTGGCTACGACATCATCGGCAACTTCGGTGACCAGCAGTCCGACCTGACGGGCGGGCACGCCGACCACACGTACAAACTGCCGAACCCCACTTACTTCGTCGAGTGA
- a CDS encoding TMEM175 family protein — protein sequence MSVSEEPVEPAGEAVVEARSAERLMLFTDAVAAIAITLLILPLVDIVPEAAHDHVHARDVIGDHLDQVGSFALSFLVIARLWLVHHRLFATVKSYNDALVL from the coding sequence ATGAGTGTCAGCGAGGAACCGGTGGAGCCCGCCGGGGAGGCGGTCGTCGAGGCCAGGTCGGCCGAACGGCTGATGCTGTTCACCGACGCGGTGGCGGCCATCGCCATCACGCTGCTGATCCTGCCGCTCGTCGACATCGTCCCCGAGGCGGCGCACGATCACGTCCACGCGCGGGACGTGATCGGTGACCACCTCGACCAGGTCGGCAGTTTCGCGTTGAGTTTCCTCGTCATCGCCCGGCTGTGGCTGGTGCACCACCGGTTGTTCGCCACGGTGAAGTCGTACAACGACGCACTCGTCCTGTGA
- a CDS encoding nuclear transport factor 2 family protein, which yields MTDSAFRPIDAALLPDAVTAYLRAHQARDTAASLATFTPDAAVTDEGRTHEGITAIQSWLERAGSQYTYTTTLTGAYRADDAHYVADHRLEGDFPGGVADLHFRFTLRDGSIERLVIEP from the coding sequence ATGACCGACAGCGCGTTCCGGCCGATCGACGCCGCCCTGCTCCCCGACGCCGTCACCGCCTACCTGCGGGCCCATCAGGCCCGCGACACGGCCGCGTCCCTCGCCACCTTCACCCCGGACGCCGCGGTGACCGACGAGGGCAGGACACACGAGGGCATCACGGCGATCCAGTCCTGGCTGGAGCGTGCCGGGAGCCAGTACACGTACACGACGACGCTCACCGGCGCCTACCGGGCCGACGACGCGCACTATGTCGCGGACCATCGCCTGGAGGGCGACTTTCCGGGCGGCGTCGCCGATCTGCACTTCCGCTTCACGCTGCGCGACGGCTCCATCGAGCGGCTGGTCATCGAGCCCTGA
- a CDS encoding SDR family oxidoreductase, which produces MTSPSTTVPLSESLQGRRALVTGGTKGTGAAIAARLAYAGATVLVTARNAPVHGDGTTGTGPRGFIAADISTPEGTDTVVREVSERLGGADIVVHTVGGSQAPAGGFSALDDDTWHTELHTNLLGAVRLDRGLLPGMIERGAGAVVHVTSIQRTMPLWNGTLGYAAAKAALTTYSKGLARQVAPHGVRVNTVSPGFVRTPAAQELVERIAEEAGITTEAALGRLMDSLGGIPVGRPNEPAEVAELVAFLVSDRARTISGAEHVIDGGTIPTV; this is translated from the coding sequence ATGACCTCCCCCTCGACCACCGTTCCCCTCAGTGAGTCCCTCCAGGGCCGCAGAGCCCTCGTCACCGGCGGCACCAAGGGCACCGGCGCGGCGATCGCGGCCCGCCTCGCGTACGCGGGCGCGACGGTCCTCGTCACGGCCCGCAACGCCCCGGTCCACGGGGACGGGACGACCGGCACTGGGCCGCGCGGCTTCATCGCCGCCGACATCTCCACCCCCGAGGGCACCGACACGGTCGTGCGCGAGGTGAGCGAGCGGCTCGGCGGCGCCGACATCGTCGTGCACACCGTCGGTGGCTCCCAAGCGCCCGCGGGCGGCTTCTCGGCCCTGGACGACGACACCTGGCACACCGAGCTCCACACCAACCTGCTGGGCGCCGTACGGCTCGATCGGGGGCTGCTGCCCGGCATGATCGAGCGGGGCGCCGGCGCCGTCGTACACGTCACGTCGATCCAGCGCACCATGCCGCTGTGGAACGGCACCCTCGGATACGCGGCGGCCAAGGCCGCGCTCACCACCTACAGCAAGGGCCTCGCCCGCCAGGTGGCGCCGCACGGCGTGCGGGTGAACACCGTCTCGCCCGGGTTCGTTCGTACACCCGCCGCGCAGGAACTGGTGGAGCGCATCGCCGAAGAGGCGGGCATCACCACCGAGGCCGCGCTCGGCAGACTGATGGACTCGCTCGGCGGAATCCCGGTGGGCCGCCCCAACGAGCCCGCGGAAGTGGCCGAACTGGTCGCCTTCCTCGTCTCCGACCGCGCGCGGACGATCAGCGGCGCGGAGCACGTCATCGACGGCGGCACGATCCCCACGGTCTGA